The Verrucomicrobiia bacterium DNA window GGCGGACGGCCCGTTGCAACATCAATTCCCACACCGGACCCTCTTCCGGCGACAACCGGCCGAGCACATGGCCGACCAGATCGCGTCGTGTAAACTGCGGCCGGGCGATGCCCAGGCGGAGCCGGGGATACGCCCGGGTGCCCAGGTGCTGCTCGACGGATTCGAGCCCGTGATGTCCGCCAGCGCTCCCCTCGGGACGCAGCCGCAACGTGCCCAGGGGCAAGTCGGCATCGTCCACCAGGATCAGAATCCGGTCCGGCGAAACCCGGTAAAAACCGGCAAGCCGCTGAACCGCCTCTCCGCTGGCATTCATGTAGGTCTGCGGACGACAGAGCAGCCATCGTCGGTCCGCAAACCGGCATTCCGCGAGACTGGCAAGGAACTTGTCCTCCTGACGCCAAATGGCACCCCAAGCCCCGCTGAGCCGTTCGGCAAGCATGAAGCCGGCGTTGTGCCGGGTGTCCCGATATTCGGAGCCCGGATTGCCAAGACCGGCGATCAAACCGGGGCCTTTCATGTCGAGACTGGCCACCCCCAGGGAGCGGCGCACGACCCGGGGTCATTTCTTTTTCGCCGCCGCCTTGTCAGCGGGGGCCTCGTCCTTCTTCTCCTTGATCATCTCCGGCTGCTTGGCCTCTCCCTCAGCAGCCACGGCCGACGCGGCCTCTGCGGTGAGCGGCGCCGCCACGGCGAACACCGGAATCTTGGGATCGCCGAGCAACTGGACTCCAGGCGCCGGCGTGATCTCACCAATGTGCAGCGTCTGTCCGACTTCCAGTCCGGAAACATCCACGTCAATGTGGTCCGGAAGGTCCTTGGGGAGGCAGCGCACGCGGACCCGAAAACGGACGTGTTCAAGGGTGCCGCCCCCGACCTTGACCCCTTGCGGCGTCCCAATCGCCTCGACAGGCACTTCGATGGTCACAAATTCGTCCGGCTTCACCTCATGGAAGTCCACATGAAGGGTTGCCCCGGTGAGGGGGTGGTGCTGGACATCCTGAACGATGGCCAACCGGGCGGGTTGGGGGTTGTCGCCCGAAATGGTGAGGTCCACCAGGATGACTTCCGAGTGCGCCTGATGCACCAGATGCTCGAACTCCTTTCCGTCCAGTTCGAGGGTCTGAGGTGGGTTGTGCCGTCCGTAGATCACCGCGGGGATCCGGCCCCCGGCGCGGACGCGGCGGGAACCCTTGCGACGGAACTGCGAGCGGGGGCTCGCCGTAAGCGTGATGGATTTCATGTCCAAGTCGTATCTGCCGGCGCCCAGCTCGTGTGCTCTGAAACCGGCACCCACCCGTGTGGACCCGGTCGCCAAGACCGGTGCCTGCTTCAAAAACCGGCAGCCAATGGACCGCCTCCCGTGAGGGACGTTCCACCCGCCATCGAGGCGGGGGGAACGGACTAGCTGGTACGCCCGCCCTTAAACTCAAACAAAGAGGTGACGCTCGAATTTCGGTGAATGCGTTGGATCGCCTCCCCGAGCAGCGTGGCCACCGACAATGTTGTGACGTTTATTCCGGGGTAACCGGAGCGCGCGACAGTATCGGTCGTGATCAGCTCGTCAATAGATGAATTCTTGATGCGATCCACCCCGAGGTCGTTGAGCAGCGCGTGGGAAACGCAGGCGGTGATTTTCCGTGCACCGCGGGACTTCAGAAGATTGGCGGCGCTCGTCAGCGTGCCCGCAGTCTCGGTCAGATCGTCCACAAGGAGGATGTTGCGTCCTTCAATGTCGCCAATCACCGCGGTGGCCTCGGTTTCCGTGGGGCTCTTGCGGCGCTTCGCCACGATGGCGAGCTCGGCATCGAGGCGCTGGGCGTAGGCGTAGGCCATCTTGATGCCGCCGACGTCCGGGCTGACCACGACCAGATTTTCAAGCGGCTTGCTGAGCAGGTACTCGTACATCACCGGCGCGGCGTAGAGGTGGTCCACCGGAATGTCGAAGAAGCCCTGAATCTGCTGGGCGTGCAGGTCCATCGTCAGGATCCGTTGCGCCCCTGCCGCCACCAGCAGGTTCGCCACCAGCTTCGCCGTGATCGGAACCCGTGGCTGATCCTTCCGGTCCTGCCGCGCGTAGCCAAAAAACGGCAGCACGGCAGTGATCCGGCTCGCACTCGCACGGCGCAGTGCATCCATCATGATGAACAACTCCATCCAGTGATGATTGGCTGGCGGGCTGGTGGACTGGATGATGTACACGTCCTCCCCGCGCACATTCTCCTCAATCTTCACGAAGGTCTCACCGTCCGGAAAGGTGCTCACCGTGCAGTGTCCGAGGGGCACCTGCATGGCTTCACAAATGGACCGGGCAAGCAGGGGATTCGAACTGCCGCTGAAAATCTTCACGATGGCGGGGCGGGGAGGAGGGTCCGATCCGGAGCACCGGCGGAGGCCCCCAAGGAGACC harbors:
- a CDS encoding 50S ribosomal protein L25 translates to MKSITLTASPRSQFRRKGSRRVRAGGRIPAVIYGRHNPPQTLELDGKEFEHLVHQAHSEVILVDLTISGDNPQPARLAIVQDVQHHPLTGATLHVDFHEVKPDEFVTIEVPVEAIGTPQGVKVGGGTLEHVRFRVRVRCLPKDLPDHIDVDVSGLEVGQTLHIGEITPAPGVQLLGDPKIPVFAVAAPLTAEAASAVAAEGEAKQPEMIKEKKDEAPADKAAAKKK
- a CDS encoding ribose-phosphate pyrophosphokinase — translated: MKIFSGSSNPLLARSICEAMQVPLGHCTVSTFPDGETFVKIEENVRGEDVYIIQSTSPPANHHWMELFIMMDALRRASASRITAVLPFFGYARQDRKDQPRVPITAKLVANLLVAAGAQRILTMDLHAQQIQGFFDIPVDHLYAAPVMYEYLLSKPLENLVVVSPDVGGIKMAYAYAQRLDAELAIVAKRRKSPTETEATAVIGDIEGRNILLVDDLTETAGTLTSAANLLKSRGARKITACVSHALLNDLGVDRIKNSSIDELITTDTVARSGYPGINVTTLSVATLLGEAIQRIHRNSSVTSLFEFKGGRTS
- the pth gene encoding aminoacyl-tRNA hydrolase; translation: MRRSLGVASLDMKGPGLIAGLGNPGSEYRDTRHNAGFMLAERLSGAWGAIWRQEDKFLASLAECRFADRRWLLCRPQTYMNASGEAVQRLAGFYRVSPDRILILVDDADLPLGTLRLRPEGSAGGHHGLESVEQHLGTRAYPRLRLGIARPQFTRRDLVGHVLGRLSPEEGPVWELMLQRAVRQVECWATEGVSVAMNRYNGPAPAGPDTSANAERKSQ